In Ochotona princeps isolate mOchPri1 chromosome 22, mOchPri1.hap1, whole genome shotgun sequence, the following are encoded in one genomic region:
- the DEFB121 gene encoding beta-defensin 121: MKFLLLVLTVALLLAQVSPVMKCWGSTGRCREMCKDSEVFHILCKSDIKCCVNPKFLPSKPAATSSAEIPPQP; this comes from the exons atgaagttcctgctcctggttttgactgTTGCCCTGCTCTTGGCCCAGGTCTCCCCAG TCATGAAGTGCTGGGGGAGTACAGGCAGGTGCAGAGAAATGTGTAAAGACAGTGAAGTATTCCACATCCTGTGCAAATCCGATATCAAATGTTGCGTGAATCCCAAGTTCCTACCCAGCAAGCCGGCAGCCACGTCTTCGGCAGAGATCCCTCCCCAACCTTGA